A window from Peromyscus eremicus chromosome 1, PerEre_H2_v1, whole genome shotgun sequence encodes these proteins:
- the Cebpg gene encoding CCAAT/enhancer-binding protein gamma — protein sequence MSKLPQPATTPGVNGISVIHTQAHASGLQQVPQLVPAGPGGGGKAVPPSKQSKKSSPMDRNSDEYRQRRERNNMAVKKSRLKSKQKAQDTLQRVNQLKEENERLEAKIKLLTKELSVLKDLFLEHAHNLADNVQPISTETTTNSENTGQ from the coding sequence ATGAGCAAGCTGCCGCAGCCAGCCACTACTCCAGGAGTGAACGGAATAAGTGTCATTCATACTCAGGCACATGCCAGTGGCTTACAGCAGGTTCCTCAGCTGGTGCCCGCCGGGCCTGGGGGAGGAGGCAAAGCTGTGCCTCCAAGCAAGCAAAGCAAAAAGAGTTCACccatggatcgcaatagtgacgaGTATCGCCAGCGCAGAGAGCGGAACAATATGGCCGTGAAAAAGAGCCGATTAAAAAGCAAGCAGAAGGCTCAAGACACACTGCAGAGAGTGAACCAGCTCAAGGAAGAGAATGAACGGTTGGAAGCCAAAATTAAGTTGCTGACAAAGGAATTAAGTGTACTGAAAGATTTGTTTCTTGAGCACGCACACAACCTCGCAGACAACGTGCAGCCCATCAGCACTGAAACTACGACAAATTCTGAGAACACGGGGCAGTAG